From a region of the Mycolicibacterium sp. MU0050 genome:
- a CDS encoding AI-2E family transporter, with the protein MSDPDVSVTPQGPPDRGAVIGAGGAWLAKWSLIIVAIAAGAVVLGWIAAKLWVIVLPVLLAVVLCTVMWPPARLMMDRFGFPPAAAATATLLLFLGVGSGVVALIVPPVLNQMPELIDQATGGINRLQEWIAGPPINLQQEQFDRYVETVVNAMQESSSAIATGVVTGVSTAGVLLLTLVLTIVLSFFFLKDGRRFLPWLGSVTGRRAGRHLESVLGQMWASLGGFIRAQAAVALIDAIFIGIGLLVLGVPLAPVLAVLTFIGAFVPFVGAFVAGALAVLIALVSNGFTNALLVLAVIVAVQQIEGNVLQPILQSRTMKLHPVLVLLGVTAGGALFGIVGAFLAVPAVAMAAVIARYVNEQIDLRTQEPQHE; encoded by the coding sequence GTGAGCGACCCTGATGTGAGCGTGACACCGCAAGGCCCGCCGGACCGCGGCGCCGTGATCGGTGCCGGCGGAGCGTGGCTGGCAAAGTGGTCATTGATCATCGTGGCCATCGCCGCAGGCGCCGTGGTGCTCGGCTGGATCGCCGCCAAACTGTGGGTGATCGTGCTGCCGGTGCTGCTCGCGGTCGTGCTGTGCACGGTGATGTGGCCGCCGGCGAGGCTGATGATGGATCGCTTCGGCTTTCCGCCCGCGGCGGCCGCCACCGCGACGCTGCTGCTGTTCCTCGGCGTCGGCTCCGGGGTGGTCGCCCTGATCGTGCCGCCGGTGCTCAACCAGATGCCCGAGTTGATCGACCAGGCCACCGGCGGCATCAACCGGCTGCAGGAGTGGATCGCGGGACCGCCGATCAACCTGCAGCAGGAGCAGTTCGACCGGTACGTCGAGACCGTGGTCAACGCCATGCAGGAGTCCTCCTCGGCGATCGCGACCGGGGTGGTGACCGGCGTCAGCACCGCCGGGGTGCTGCTGCTGACGCTGGTGCTGACCATCGTGCTGTCGTTCTTCTTCCTCAAGGACGGTCGGCGGTTCCTGCCGTGGCTGGGCTCGGTCACCGGCCGGCGGGCCGGCCGGCACCTGGAGTCGGTGCTGGGCCAGATGTGGGCCAGCCTGGGCGGTTTCATCCGCGCGCAGGCGGCGGTGGCCCTCATCGACGCGATCTTCATCGGGATCGGGTTGCTGGTACTCGGCGTCCCGCTGGCGCCGGTGCTGGCGGTGCTCACCTTCATCGGCGCGTTCGTGCCCTTCGTCGGTGCGTTCGTGGCCGGTGCGCTGGCGGTGCTCATCGCCCTGGTGTCCAACGGGTTCACCAACGCGCTGTTGGTGCTCGCCGTCATCGTCGCGGTGCAGCAGATCGAGGGCAACGTCCTGCAGCCGATCCTGCAGAGCCGCACCATGAAACTGCACCCGGTGCTCGTGCTGCTCGGGGTCACCGCCGGCGGTGCGCTGTTCGGGATCGTCGGCGCGTTCCTGGCCGTGCCGGCGGTGGCGATGGCCGCCGTCATCGCACGCTACGTCAACGAACAGATCGACCTGCGTACTCAGGAGCCCCAACATGAGTGA